A region of the Zonotrichia leucophrys gambelii isolate GWCS_2022_RI chromosome 14, RI_Zleu_2.0, whole genome shotgun sequence genome:
GGCTCCCCAAGTGCAGCCATCCCCTGGGGCCACCAGACCCTGGGACAGGACTGGGGCTCTGCCCTCCATCCTGGACAGTCAGTGGgcactgtgccagcagcagcaccaggcagaaGGGCTGCCACATGGAAACCACTCTCTGGAgaggctgttcctgctggattactcatttctctgtgctgttcccCACCGCTTCCCCTGATTATCGCGTGACAATGTCTTTGTCTCAAGGAACCGCtctattttgtgtttttcttctccccacAAAAAGACAAATGACTCTTCCTCCttggctggcaggagctgctgatgcagatgagaaaacagcagagagaaCATAATTGATTCATTAAGTAAATCTGGGAATGCaccagcctctccccagcctgcagcacagccctgctggctgctggtggggcacaggctgcccctgccccagacAAAGCCTCAGGACTCCACCAGAAATGGAAAGGGGCAGAGCCATTCCagcttccctgtgctcccagggccATGGTGACCTGGCTTCATGCTGGGGGGATCCCCCTGTACCCCTCAGGCTGGCTCTGCCGCTGCATGACACCAGCCAGGCTCCTGCATTGCCTGCTCTGCAAAGCAGAGCACAACCAGCTCCTGAAATGTCCCTTTTCTAGAAAAAACAGTGATTATTCCTCCTTCCTGGGAATATACAGGGACAAGGGAATGTGTAAGGGAACATAAAGGTGTCCTGGGAGACCAGTAGAGGTCTGCAAGGGGGTTTGGTCCCAGTGTGCTGGCAGAGGGTTGGTGCCCCATGGGGACACATTCCCCCCATCCACTCCTGCCGCTCAGGTGAGCGCCTGCCCTGCTTGTCTGCCCCGCAGGTCTCAGCAACATCATCGGGATCATAGTGTACATCTCGGCCAACGCGGGGGACCCGGGGCAGAGCGACTCCAAGAAGAGCTACTCCTACGGCTGGTCCTTCTACTTCGGGGCGCTGTCGTTCATCATCGCCGAGATGGTGGGGGTGATCGCCGTGCACATGTACATCGAGAAGCACCGCCAGATCCGCGCCAGGTCGCACTCGGAGCTGCTCAAGAGGTCGGCCTTCACCCGCCTGCCGCCCTACAGGTACCGCTTCCGCCGGCGGTCCAGCTCCCGCTCCACCGAGCCCCGCTCCCGGGACATGTCGCCCATCAGCAAAGGGTTCAGCACCATCCCCTCCACCGACATCTCCATGTTCACCCTCTCCAGGGATCCCTCCAAGGTCACCATGGGGACGCTGCTCAACTCGGAGCGGGACCACGGTTTTTTACAGGTCCACAACTCCATCCCCAAAGAGTTCAAGGAGTCTTTGCACAACAACCCGGCCAACAGACGAACCACGCCGGTCTGAGGCGGGCtgggccgtgggcaggctgcaTGGCATCACCCTCGTGACGGTGTAACCTGTGAAACCCCGTTTTTAAGGACAAACCCGGAGGCTCCCCGTGCCCCTGCCCGTGGGGCTGGTTTTTCACTCCTGAAATGCCACTGGCCTGGCTGCGGCACCTGCAGTGGGAGCGGGACCCccgaggggaggggacagggccgCACTGGGACCCCGGCCCTGGTGTCCCACAGACTGAGCGGGCTCCAGCCCCCGGGACAGCGGCTTGCCGAGGTCTCCATCGTTCGTGTGATCATAACCGCAGTGTTCCCATAGCTGTGTGTCCATGGAAATGCTGGCGATAGCCCTGTCCGTGAGAACCCTTACCCGGTATTACCTTTCGGTGGAATCGCCTGGAAGGCCGCAGCTGGAAGCACTGAGCTAGTGCCGGAGCGATGCTTGTGTTCCGAACCCCCTTCCCTGTCGTGCTGGATGGAGTGCTCGGGCTGGGTTCCTCTATGGCGTTTCGTGCATGCATTAAATAGCTTGGAATTCAATTTTGTCATGTCGGGTTGGAAGAAACATCCTTTTGCAATTTTCTGTGGTCTCGAAAGGGCttatttccttccctcccttcccttccttcccttccttccctcccatgAAAGGACTCAGGAGCAGAATTACTCCAGTGACTGGTAGCAAGTATCCAGCGTTTAATTCACCTCTAATGTTGCAAGCAAACGAATTACTTCCCTGCAGTTGGTACACACGCAGTCAGAGATGACTGGCTGGGCACAGCCGAGGGGCAACGCGCGACCGTGGTGCTGCGGGAGCGGCTGCAGCCGCGCGCGGATGGGGTGTGATTCCCGAATGGCTGGGAGATCCatgagaaaaacaataaaattgtCCAGTTTGGCAAGTTCCTTGGCTGAGTAGGTCACAGTGACCCTGCAGAGGCACCGAGGGCGGCGCAGCGTGGccggcagggaggagggaggccaggctgggctgcagggagcgCGTGAGCAGACAGAGGTTCGGCTCTAAACTCTCCCGCTGGAGCAGAGCTCGTCTAAGCGCAGGCAGTTTGGAAGCAGTTGGTCCACGGTGATGTGTCACttaattgaaattttatttaaccTTCTGGCAGAAGTGGCAGAGTCCCACAAGGTccccggggctgctctggggccagcagggctcTCATTCACTCCTCTCGCAGAAGGGCAACATCTGGTGTGCAGTGTGTGAGCCTGAACAGCCTcgccctggctctgctgccccaaGAGTGCACATCCCAATCCTTACTGGGAGAAATGGACAGGCCGCTGGGAAACCCGgctcaggagctctgctggagtgaaatcctcctgggagctccacaaacagccccagccagggtgGCACTCccttcacagaaccacagaatgctttggggtggaatggaccttaaagctcaaatgattccatgggcagggacagcttccatcatcccagcctggccttgggcactgccaggggtccaggggcacccacagctgctctgggcaccctgtgccagggcctgcccaccctcacagggagaaTTTCAACTCCTTCGCCCTCATTTGCTACTGTGGCAAAGGGGGTTGTTCGAGAAGGCTGATTCAGATGCTAATTAAGCCTCTTAATTGCCGTAGTTGCTGATTGCGTGTGTTAAAAACAGTCAAAGGAGAGTTGCACCCCCATCTTAGGgcaatatttaaaagcaaagcagtGAAAGGGCTGGCAGCGCTGAACACGGGGTAGAATGGAGTGGAATAATGTAGATGGAAGGAACCTACAATGACCATCTCCAACTTCCCGAGTAATTGTTTTTGATCGTGGCTGACCAAAAGCTAAAGCAGGGCCTTAAGGGCAGAGCCCAAATCCCTTTCCAGCCGCTccaggcaggctctgggcaccctgggggCGCAGAAAGGCTGCGGAGCCGCAGTGCCGGACCGGCTGTTTGTGCGCATGGAGGCAGAGCGGGCAGTGATTGAAGGTGTTTACTGCCACGTGTAATATCTTCCCTTTGTGCCGATGTCTTTCCCCTGGAAGAGAAAATCGATACCCAGGCTAAATCTGGAGGCTTCAATATTTCTCAGAGAAGTGCAAATCAATATGGATTTCTTAACAAGTTTAATTTCAATACCTGAAAGTGCACATTCTGCCCATTTCCTGACCTTTGCAATCCCCGGGAGAGGAGGAT
Encoded here:
- the CACNG3 gene encoding voltage-dependent calcium channel gamma-3 subunit yields the protein MRMCDRGVQMLVTTVGAFAAFSLMTIAVGTDYWLYSRGVCRTKSMSDNDTSRKNEEVMTHSGLWRTCCLEGTFRGVCKKIDHFPEDADYEQDTAEYLLRAVRASSIFPILSVGLLFFGGLCVAASEFYKSKHNVILSAGIFFVSAGLSNIIGIIVYISANAGDPGQSDSKKSYSYGWSFYFGALSFIIAEMVGVIAVHMYIEKHRQIRARSHSELLKRSAFTRLPPYRYRFRRRSSSRSTEPRSRDMSPISKGFSTIPSTDISMFTLSRDPSKVTMGTLLNSERDHGFLQVHNSIPKEFKESLHNNPANRRTTPV